The genome window TTCCTTAAAGTCACGCCTAACGGTTTGCTCAGAAACGTCAAGCTCTTCCGCCATTTTTTTTATAGTCAAAGTTTTATTTTGGAGAAATTTGTTGTAAATCTCACTTTTTCTATCAATTGATAACATCTTTTTCTCCCTTATCTTCGCTCTGCTTATTTTATTTATAAATGCAATCAAGAAAACCAAAGCGAAATGCTCTGATTTTCTTGTGCATGAAAGAGATTTTTATTTTTCCAATAATTCTTTTATGTACTTTTCTATTTTACCACTTTTTGCGTTATTATAAAACAATTTTTTAAATTCTTTATAATTAATCAAACCATACAATCTTTCTTGATCCAGCCGCCGAATCACTTCTTCAATCGGATACTGAGCCGGTCTTTTCGTCCACTCCATCATTTTAATTCTACTTTTTCTTTCTGCCTCAGCATATTCATCTGGATAGCCTTTACCAAACGGCTGCTCAAACAGCGCTCTAAATACATACCGTAAATTGACCTCTGCCCCCCAACCATAATACTGCGCAAATGGGATAGAGATGGCATTTCCGGCATTCACCTGACTAAACAAATATGCATCAAGCGGAGTATTGACATATCCACAAACCAAATTAGAAAAAGCATTGCATGAAATCATTGCGCCTTGCCCTGTACCGCAACCGGTTACTATAAAATCCGCCGCCTGACTTTCCATCAAGATAGAGGCAATGACTCCAATCTGAGTAAAATTAATTTCATGTTCATCCTTTTCCGAAAACATGCCATAATTATCAACCTCATGTCCTCTTGGTTCCGCTTCTGATGCCAAAATCTCATAAATCAAACTATTTTTCCCAGCCTGCGAATCTTCATTAATCAGAGCAACTCTCATGGTATTCCTCCTTTAGAAAATTCCAACTGCTGCACCCAAAATACCGAATAATATGATGAAAGCCAGTATATAGACTACTTTCACATCTTTCTTTAACATCCGATAAATTAAAGCAGTAAGGCACAGCGGCAATAAGTTGGGAACAATGCCATTTAACGTCTCTTGAAAGCTCATCTGATCATATGCCACTTTTATTGGCACAGATACATTGGTAGCAACCATTGCTCCTATTACCATCAATCCCAAAATTCCTGCTCCCTTAAAGATTTTATCCATAATACCGGATTCTTCCACCTTTGATAAAAATCCGGTACCCAACCGATAACCTTCAAACATCAGAAAATAACGCGATAAGAAATTAGGGATATTAAACAGCAGTAAATACAAAAACGGTCCAAATATATATCCTTTTAATGCCAGCGAACATCCAAGACCGGCGGCAATTACCCGTATTGTTCCAAAAAACAAGGAATCTCCAATTGCTGATAACGGCCCCATAAGTCCTACCTTCACTGCATTAATCGAATCTGTATCAAAGTTTTCATCATTGGCATTTTGCTCTTCCATAGCAGAAGTAATGCCAAATAATACCGTACAAATGAAAGGTGTAATGTTATTAAATTCCAGATGCCTTTGTAAGGCTTTTTTCATTTTTTCCTTATCATCTCCATATAGTTTACGGAGTACCGGCATCAAAGAAAAAGCCCAGCCAAGATTTAATTGTCTTTCATAGTTAAACGAAGAATTATATGCAATCGAACGATAAAATACAGATTTTAATTCCTTGTTTGTTAATTTTTTATCTCTTACGGCAACAGCGCTATTTGTATTAGAATTCATTATCATCTGCACCTCCTACATATTTCATCTTATCTTTTCCGTCTTTGATTATAACCAAAATCGCTATACAAATGGCAATGCAAGCAATTCCCAACACCGGAATATTAAGATATCCGGCAATTAAAAAACCTATGAAAAAATAGGGTGCCAATTCTTTACTGATAATCATCTTTATTAACATTGCAAAACCTAATGCCGGCAGCATGCCTGACGCTGCTGATAATCCAGCCATAATAAACCGAGGAACCTTATCCAGAATCGCCTGAACGACCGGACCGCCAACATAAAAACAAATTCCAACTACAATCGCCATCGGTACACAGTACGCAAGTGTTGACCAAACATGCATTGCTGCTACTTTTTTATCGTCTCCTTTTAAGGCATATGCATCAGCCCGATGCACAAAATACCCGCGAACAAAGGTATAAATTAATTGTTTGATTAACAGTGCAAATGTTGCAATTGGAAGCGATAACGCAACTGCGCCCTCAATTCCGGCTCCTGTGGTAATCGCAAAGGCCGTGCCCAAAATGCCTCCGGTATAAATATCCGGCGGAAAAGCACCACCTATTGTTAATGTTCCCATATAAACCAATTCCAGACTTGCTCCAATCAGCAATCCTTGCTTTACATCTCCAAGCGCCCATCCTACCAGCAAACCGGTAAAAATAGGACGGTCATACTGTGAATATCCCAACGCGTCACCCATATAAGCAAAAAATGCTATTAACGCTATCATTACCGCTGCTCCTACCATGTTACTATCTCCTTTCCAATTACATTATGCAATTTCACAATAAAAAAGTCATAAATAGTCTCCTATGGTTCAAAGTATTAATGAAGTTTTTTAATCGGATCATTCGGCACCATTCTTAACTCAATGGTTTTTCCTGCTTCTTCCAATTCTGTCAACATTTCTTCCTCTTGATTTGTTAAATTAATATTATGGTTTGATGGATGTGGATGTGTCTTCTCTGTTGCCTTAAGACCTCCAATGTTAATATACTTAATCCTATCTACCGCTTTGGCCAAACGATACGCATCCTCTACACCTTCAACAATAATAAATAAATTATATTTGTCAGCTTTCCCTGAGTTCAGCTGCTCAATTGATTCGTCAATTCCTTTAACAATTAATTTACATGTTGATGGCTTAGCCAACCGCAAAGTCGTCTTTCTTAATTCGTCATGAACACAAGCATCGTTTGCAATTAAAATACAATTTGCATCCAAGTATCCTGACCATGAAAATGCGACCTGACCGTGTAACAACCTGTGATCAATTCTCAATAGCTTAATCATTCGCACCTCCTTAATGTCCTCTGTTATTTTATGCTTTTTCCTGCTCCTTTATCGCCTCCTCCACTGTTTCCAGAATGTCATGAACGGTCAGTTTAAATTTTGCTTTTAAATAATCTTTGCTACCTACCTCATTAAATTGATCTCTAACCCCAATTCGTCGCAAAATCCCTTTTGTGCTGCTTTCTGCCATCCGCACACCGACTATTTCCCCTATTCCTCCGTAAATACTGTGATTTTCAATTGTTATAATTATCTTATGCTCATGGATGATACGGTCAATCAATTCTTCATCTAATGGTTTAATAAAAAACAAATCAACCACTGTACAGGAAAGCCCTTTTTCACTCAGTATGTTCGCACATTCCAAAGCATCATAAACTGCTGCTCCAATTGCAATAAAAGCTATTTCCCTTCCTTCTCTTACAACTTGACCCTTGCCATAACAAAATTCAGAACCCTCCCGATAAATAGAAGGAACAATTTTTCTGGTACAACGATTATAAATTCTGCCGCCATGTTCCGCATACCACTCTAATACCCAAGCAAAACTAATTGCATCTGCTGGCGCAACCACACAAATATTGGGAATAGCTCTAACTGCAGCAATATCTTCAAAGGTAGCATGGGTTGGCCCGTTATGTAATGACCAGTATCCCGGATCAGAAGCATATATATGAATATCCTGATTGGCAAAAGCAACTGACATATATATTTGATCTAAAACTCTTCTTGATACAAACGGCGAGAAAGAATGAACAAAGGGCCTCAGCCCGACCCTGGACATGGCCGCAGCTGCCGAAATCATATTCGCTTCGCAAACCCCGAAATTAACGGTATGCTCAGGATATTTTTCAAACAAATAACCGGCTCCGGAAGAAGAGGCCAAGTCTGCATCACAAACCATGAGCGGCATTCCCTTTTCAATTAGTTTTTCCAGTGTTTTTCCATATTCTTTTCTAACTTCTCTCTTTTGATGTTCCGGATCAATCATCCAACTCATGTTTGAAACACCTCTCTTTTGCTCTCAATATAGTTTTTCAAAACATTAATTTCATTTTCATTAAATTTAACATGATGTGGATTTTCTGCACTGGAAAACTCATCAATTCCATATCCTTTAATCGTATCTAAAATAATTACATTTGCCTTTGATTGCTTCTTACAAGTCTCAATCGCTTTTTCAATTTCCGCTACATCATGCCCATTTATCTTTAGTGCATTAAAATTCATTGCCGTTAATAACTTTTCATAATCAATTTTACAACTGATTTTTTCGGTCAAACCATCTACCTGCTTTTTATTCCAATCAATAAATAAAATTAAATTGCTTAATTTTTTCCCAGAAATAAATTGTAATGCTTCAAAGACCTCGCCTTCATTGCATTCTCCATCACCAACAATACAATACACCCAGCCTTTCTTATTTTGCACTTTTAAACCGTAAGCAATTCCTGCTGCTTGTGAAATCCCTTGCCCTAATGAACCGGTTGTAACCTGTACCCCTTTTGTTTTATTACGGTCCGGGTGTGATGGCAGGCTTGTTCCATTTTCATTTAAAGTAAAAATTACTTCTTTCGGTATTTTTCCTTTTAAATATAAAGCAGCGTAATATGCCGGTCCAGCATGTCCTTTGGATAAAACAAACCAATCATTTGAATCCTCTTGCATATACTTTTCAAAGATAACTGCCACTGTTTCCGTAATTGAAAAAGCTCCGCCAATGTGCCCATCACCACATTCAATAAACATTTTTGAAGTAATATATCTAATTTGCTCTGCAAATTTTTCAATTGATTTGTTTCCCATAATTCTTCCCACCTTTATCAAATTGGCTTTCCTTTAATACAAGTTCATTTTACCGATACAGCCGAAAAGTTCCATTTTATGTGCAATCACTTTTTGGGCATCCATTATTGCCTCATCATATACATTTGGTGTCCAGAAAGCATTTGTTCTGATTAATTTCTGTTTTGCCCCCTCAAAAAATGCTTTGCGGTAATCACTTGCAATATTTACCTTACAAATTCCATGTTGACATGCTTCTACTATTTCTTCATCTTTGTTTGACGAACCGCCATGTAAAACTAATGGAGTTTTTATCATCTCCTTAATTTCTTTCAAAATATCAATTCGAAGTTTTGGAACAAATCCAGGCGGATATATCCCATGTGCTGTTCCAATCGCCACCGCTAAAGCATCTACCTTGGTTTTCTCAATAAAATCTACCGTCTGTTCCGGCACTGTGTATATAATGTCAGATGCCCCTCCTTCAACACTGGATTCTAACGAACCAATGGTACCGATTTCCGCTTCTACTGAAACACCTACACAATGCGCTATTTCACAAACCTTTTGAGTAATCCTAATGTTTTCTTCATACTCTAACTCTGAACCATCAATCATAATCGATGTAAAGCCGCAGCGTATTGCTTTTACACAATCTGACATTGTTTTCCCATGATCCAAATGCAATGTGCAAGGCACTTTTGACTTTTCCATTTCCGCAATCATATAACGAAAAAAAGATTCTCCTACATATTCAAACTCCGGCGGCGCCAGCTGAATAATGACCGGCGCTTCCTCTTTTTCGGCACAACGCAATACCGTTTCAAATAAAAGACTGTCACAAATATTAAATGCTCCTACAGCAAATTTTTTGCTCTGGGCAGTTTCTAATAATTGTTTCATACTGATCAGCACTTTCTTTCACCTCCAAACATCATTAAATGTTACACAATATTCCTTCTTATTACATGATATAACTTTTTCTAATAAAAGTCAATGCTGTTAATTAATTTTCTTTCTTTTTATAATTTTACAATTATTTTCCGCTTTTTAGTCTAGATATTTGCCAGAACTTCGATATCTAAGCCATCAACCTAATAAAAATGCGACAAACCTTGCCAACTCTGCAAAGGACATCTCGATACAACGTTCTTATTCGCACAAAAAGTGGCGGATGCCTTTCTATATAAGGCTTGCCGCCACTTTATCTCTATCGAAGTGTAAAATATGAAATTATATCAAAAAAGCCGGATCAATCAAGTTAAAGTTTTTCTTTCCCCACGACAAACGCATGAATGCGTTTCCCAGGCTGCCGGATCGCCCTATATCTCTGACTTGGGAAAAACATGTCCGCCGTTTGAATCTCTCTAACTTCAATCCTCGCCGCTCAGCAAAAAGTCGGCTAAGTGTACGATTTTTACGCCATTGATATTGCCCGCCGCCATTTCATCGAGTGTGACCACATATTTGGGATAGTGGTCTTTGACAGCCAGCAGGTTGGCGATTTCCCGGTCGGACTCCTCCGGCAGCTGGCGGCAGACCTGAACATAAATCCGGTCACCGCGCCGAACCGCCACAAAATCAATTTCTTTCGTGTCATTCTTCCCGATATAAACCTCATAGCCCCGGCGCCGCAGTTCAAAGTAAACGATATTTTCCAGCATCGCCGCTATTGATTTGGGGTTAAAACCCATAATGCAGTATTTCAGCGAAGAATCTGCCAAGTAAAATTTTTCCTGCGTTTTAAGCACCAATTTACCCTGCAAATCATAGCGCTGACAGCGATAGATAACAAACGCCTTTTCCAGCCAGTTCAAATAATTGTACACCGCCTCCACCGACAGCGACCGCCCTTCGCTTTTTAAAAACTTAACAATGGCGTTGGCAGAAAAGGTTTTTCCCACATTTTCCATAATATATTTTACGACTCGCGTGAACAAATCAAAATTCGTAATATTATGCCGTTTCGTAATATCGCCGGTAATCACCGAGTGATAAATTCCCTCGACGATTTGATAAGCGGAACGTTCGTCAAAGCTGCCCAGCGCTACAATTGGGAACCCGCCCAAGCGCAGATACTCGTTTAGCAGCTCCTTAACCGACCGGGTATCGGATTTTTTAAACTCCAAATACTCGGCAAAAGACAGGGTATAAACCGGAATCGAAACATACCGTCCGGTTAAATAAGTGGAAATCTCACTCGACATCAGTTTGGAATTGGAGCCGGTTACGTAAATATCGGTATCGGCGTTTTCCAGCAAGCTATTGACCGCTTTTTCCCAGCCCTCTATTTCCTGCACCTCATCCAGCAAAAGATAATATCGCCTACCGCTGGTCATCTGCGCTTTAATTCCATGATACATTTCCTTATCCGTCATCCCGCTGTCAAAATCCTCCGAAGTATAACGCATACTAATAATCTGCTCCGCCGGAACACCGCTC of Lachnospiraceae bacterium oral taxon 500 contains these proteins:
- a CDS encoding PTS mannose transporter subunit IID translates to MIMNSNTNSAVAVRDKKLTNKELKSVFYRSIAYNSSFNYERQLNLGWAFSLMPVLRKLYGDDKEKMKKALQRHLEFNNITPFICTVLFGITSAMEEQNANDENFDTDSINAVKVGLMGPLSAIGDSLFFGTIRVIAAGLGCSLALKGYIFGPFLYLLLFNIPNFLSRYFLMFEGYRLGTGFLSKVEESGIMDKIFKGAGILGLMVIGAMVATNVSVPIKVAYDQMSFQETLNGIVPNLLPLCLTALIYRMLKKDVKVVYILAFIILFGILGAAVGIF
- a CDS encoding PTS mannose/fructose/sorbose transporter subunit IIB, whose product is MIKLLRIDHRLLHGQVAFSWSGYLDANCILIANDACVHDELRKTTLRLAKPSTCKLIVKGIDESIEQLNSGKADKYNLFIIVEGVEDAYRLAKAVDRIKYINIGGLKATEKTHPHPSNHNINLTNQEEEMLTELEEAGKTIELRMVPNDPIKKLH
- a CDS encoding PTS sugar transporter subunit IIC, whose amino-acid sequence is MVGAAVMIALIAFFAYMGDALGYSQYDRPIFTGLLVGWALGDVKQGLLIGASLELVYMGTLTIGGAFPPDIYTGGILGTAFAITTGAGIEGAVALSLPIATFALLIKQLIYTFVRGYFVHRADAYALKGDDKKVAAMHVWSTLAYCVPMAIVVGICFYVGGPVVQAILDKVPRFIMAGLSAASGMLPALGFAMLIKMIISKELAPYFFIGFLIAGYLNIPVLGIACIAICIAILVIIKDGKDKMKYVGGADDNEF
- a CDS encoding transketolase; the encoded protein is MGNKSIEKFAEQIRYITSKMFIECGDGHIGGAFSITETVAVIFEKYMQEDSNDWFVLSKGHAGPAYYAALYLKGKIPKEVIFTLNENGTSLPSHPDRNKTKGVQVTTGSLGQGISQAAGIAYGLKVQNKKGWVYCIVGDGECNEGEVFEALQFISGKKLSNLILFIDWNKKQVDGLTEKISCKIDYEKLLTAMNFNALKINGHDVAEIEKAIETCKKQSKANVIILDTIKGYGIDEFSSAENPHHVKFNENEINVLKNYIESKREVFQT
- a CDS encoding ATPase, with amino-acid sequence MILRPQYIKALQVYRDMPLVKILAGIRRCGKSTLLEMLRDDLQMSGVPAEQIISMRYTSEDFDSGMTDKEMYHGIKAQMTSGRRYYLLLDEVQEIEGWEKAVNSLLENADTDIYVTGSNSKLMSSEISTYLTGRYVSIPVYTLSFAEYLEFKKSDTRSVKELLNEYLRLGGFPIVALGSFDERSAYQIVEGIYHSVITGDITKRHNITNFDLFTRVVKYIMENVGKTFSANAIVKFLKSEGRSLSVEAVYNYLNWLEKAFVIYRCQRYDLQGKLVLKTQEKFYLADSSLKYCIMGFNPKSIAAMLENIVYFELRRRGYEVYIGKNDTKEIDFVAVRRGDRIYVQVCRQLPEESDREIANLLAVKDHYPKYVVTLDEMAAGNINGVKIVHLADFLLSGED
- a CDS encoding ketose-bisphosphate aldolase codes for the protein MLISMKQLLETAQSKKFAVGAFNICDSLLFETVLRCAEKEEAPVIIQLAPPEFEYVGESFFRYMIAEMEKSKVPCTLHLDHGKTMSDCVKAIRCGFTSIMIDGSELEYEENIRITQKVCEIAHCVGVSVEAEIGTIGSLESSVEGGASDIIYTVPEQTVDFIEKTKVDALAVAIGTAHGIYPPGFVPKLRIDILKEIKEMIKTPLVLHGGSSNKDEEIVEACQHGICKVNIASDYRKAFFEGAKQKLIRTNAFWTPNVYDEAIMDAQKVIAHKMELFGCIGKMNLY
- a CDS encoding transketolase — protein: MSWMIDPEHQKREVRKEYGKTLEKLIEKGMPLMVCDADLASSSGAGYLFEKYPEHTVNFGVCEANMISAAAAMSRVGLRPFVHSFSPFVSRRVLDQIYMSVAFANQDIHIYASDPGYWSLHNGPTHATFEDIAAVRAIPNICVVAPADAISFAWVLEWYAEHGGRIYNRCTRKIVPSIYREGSEFCYGKGQVVREGREIAFIAIGAAVYDALECANILSEKGLSCTVVDLFFIKPLDEELIDRIIHEHKIIITIENHSIYGGIGEIVGVRMAESSTKGILRRIGVRDQFNEVGSKDYLKAKFKLTVHDILETVEEAIKEQEKA